In Oryzihumus leptocrescens, the following are encoded in one genomic region:
- a CDS encoding quinone oxidoreductase family protein: MTTTTALVVTRNGGPEVLEVQQREVPEPGAGEVRVRVGACGVNFIDVYQREGVYPIPTPFVVGSEAAGVVESVGEGVTGVAVGDRVAWAMHLGSFAGLAVLPAAALVPVPDAVDTETAAAAMLQGMTAHYLVTSTYAVQPGDRVLVHAAAGGVGQLLVQMAKERGATVIGTAGTDAKADKARALGADHVINYRQVTDVAAAVRELTVGVGVDVVYDGVGKDTFEGSLASLRPRGMLALFGAASGQVPPFDLQRLNPAGSLFVTRPTLGHYVSDREELLWRGGEVLDAIAQGRLHVEVSGRYPLADAGMAYRDLEGRRTTGKLLLIP; encoded by the coding sequence ATGACCACCACCACCGCCCTGGTCGTCACCCGCAACGGCGGACCCGAGGTGCTCGAGGTGCAGCAGCGCGAGGTGCCCGAGCCCGGGGCCGGCGAGGTCCGGGTCCGGGTCGGGGCCTGCGGCGTCAACTTCATCGACGTCTACCAGCGCGAGGGCGTCTACCCCATCCCCACCCCGTTCGTCGTCGGCAGCGAGGCCGCGGGCGTGGTGGAGTCCGTCGGCGAGGGCGTGACCGGTGTCGCCGTGGGCGACCGGGTCGCCTGGGCGATGCACCTCGGCAGCTTCGCCGGCCTGGCCGTGCTGCCCGCCGCCGCCCTGGTGCCGGTGCCCGACGCCGTGGACACCGAGACGGCGGCCGCGGCCATGCTGCAGGGGATGACCGCGCACTACCTGGTCACCAGCACGTATGCCGTGCAGCCCGGCGACAGGGTCCTCGTGCACGCCGCGGCGGGCGGGGTCGGCCAGCTCCTCGTGCAGATGGCGAAGGAGCGTGGGGCCACGGTCATCGGCACCGCCGGGACCGACGCGAAGGCGGACAAGGCCCGCGCGCTCGGCGCCGACCACGTCATCAACTACCGCCAGGTCACCGACGTGGCCGCCGCGGTCCGCGAGCTCACCGTCGGCGTCGGCGTCGACGTGGTCTACGACGGCGTCGGCAAGGACACCTTCGAGGGGTCCCTGGCCTCGCTGCGCCCCCGCGGGATGCTCGCCCTCTTCGGCGCGGCCAGCGGGCAGGTCCCCCCGTTCGACCTGCAGCGGCTCAACCCCGCCGGGTCGCTGTTCGTCACCCGGCCCACGCTCGGGCACTACGTTTCCGACCGCGAGGAGCTGCTGTGGCGGGGCGGTGAGGTCCTCGACGCGATCGCGCAGGGGCGCCTGCACGTCGAGGTGAGTGGGCGCTACCCGCTGGCTGACGCCGGCATGGCATACCGCGACCTCGAGGGCCGGCGCACCACCGGCAAGCTGCTGCTCATCCCCTGA
- a CDS encoding DUF1269 domain-containing protein has product MPEQEHPLSVVAASYDSVDAAIVDYEALKVLYRRPGSAHGFDAAVVAQDEYGQVRIVRKHEQPTRHGAAVGLGWGLAAGVAALLFPPVGVIAARAAGEVGSAAVVVVTGHAAGGLDREVLSRLGEALDAGRAGVLAVCERRLTDRVEATLTAAGRVVTAPIDVDTDRLATELRENREPVLPLPPRPSAPPEMS; this is encoded by the coding sequence ATGCCGGAGCAGGAACACCCCTTGTCCGTGGTGGCCGCGAGCTACGACAGCGTCGACGCCGCGATCGTGGACTACGAGGCGCTCAAGGTGCTCTACCGCCGGCCCGGGTCGGCGCACGGGTTCGACGCGGCGGTGGTGGCGCAGGACGAGTACGGGCAGGTCCGCATCGTCCGCAAGCACGAGCAGCCCACCCGGCACGGCGCGGCGGTCGGCCTCGGCTGGGGCCTGGCCGCCGGCGTGGCCGCGCTGCTCTTCCCACCCGTGGGCGTCATCGCCGCGCGCGCCGCCGGGGAGGTCGGCAGTGCGGCGGTGGTCGTGGTCACCGGTCACGCCGCGGGCGGGCTGGACCGCGAGGTGCTCAGCCGGCTCGGCGAGGCCCTCGACGCGGGACGGGCCGGGGTGCTGGCGGTCTGCGAGAGGCGCCTGACCGACCGGGTGGAGGCCACGCTCACGGCAGCCGGCCGGGTCGTCACGGCGCCGATCGACGTCGACACCGACCGGCTCGCGACGGAGCTGCGCGAGAACCGGGAGCCGGTGCTGCCCCTCCCGCCGCGGCCGAGCGCACCGCCGGAGATGTCCTAG
- a CDS encoding cobalamin B12-binding domain-containing protein — protein sequence MTQSPLRVVVAKPGLDGHDRGAKVVARALRDAGMEVVYTGLHQTPEQIVEAAIQEDADAVGLSVLSGAHMTLFAKVTELLKARDAEDIVVFGGGIIPEGDIPELEKLGVAKVFTPGATTTEIVAWVRDNVTPS from the coding sequence ATGACCCAGAGCCCGCTGCGCGTTGTCGTGGCCAAGCCCGGCCTCGACGGACATGACCGTGGGGCGAAGGTCGTTGCGCGTGCGCTGCGTGACGCCGGCATGGAGGTCGTCTACACCGGCCTGCACCAGACGCCGGAGCAGATCGTCGAGGCGGCCATCCAGGAGGACGCCGACGCCGTCGGCCTGTCGGTGCTCTCGGGCGCGCACATGACGCTGTTCGCCAAGGTGACCGAGCTGCTCAAGGCGCGTGACGCCGAGGACATCGTCGTGTTCGGCGGGGGGATCATCCCTGAGGGCGACATCCCCGAGCTCGAGAAGCTCGGGGTGGCCAAGGTGTTCACGCCAGGCGCCACGACGACCGAGATCGTCGCCTGGGTCCGCGACAACGTCACGCCCAGCTGA
- a CDS encoding GNAT family N-acetyltransferase, with protein sequence MTTRHTATIRPATPDDVPAILRLVHELAVYEKEPDAVEATPEGFLACLFPADGAPTAWAHVAEVDGEVVGMAVWYLTFSTWLGRPGIWLEDLYVTPEQRGSGLGKELLATLARICVERGYGRLEWWVLRWNTPSIGFYEGLGAQAQDEWSVYRLDGAALEGLGRA encoded by the coding sequence GTGACCACACGGCATACCGCGACGATCCGGCCGGCCACCCCCGACGACGTGCCCGCCATCCTGCGCCTGGTGCACGAGCTCGCGGTCTACGAGAAGGAGCCCGACGCGGTCGAGGCCACCCCGGAGGGCTTCCTCGCGTGCCTGTTCCCCGCCGACGGTGCGCCGACCGCCTGGGCCCACGTGGCCGAGGTCGACGGCGAGGTCGTGGGGATGGCGGTGTGGTACCTGACCTTCTCCACCTGGCTGGGCCGGCCCGGCATCTGGCTGGAGGACCTCTACGTCACCCCGGAGCAGCGCGGCTCCGGCCTGGGCAAGGAGCTGCTCGCCACCCTGGCGCGGATCTGCGTCGAGCGCGGCTACGGCCGGCTGGAGTGGTGGGTGCTGCGCTGGAACACGCCCTCGATCGGGTTCTACGAGGGGCTGGGCGCGCAGGCCCAGGACGAGTGGTCGGTCTACCGGCTGGACGGGGCCGCGCTCGAGGGCCTCGGCCGCGCATAA
- the exaC gene encoding acetaldehyde dehydrogenase ExaC codes for MTVYAPPGTADSLVSVQSRYGHFIGGNWVEPKKGQYFENISPVNGKPFCEVGRGTAEDIEAALDAAHAAAPAWGRTSLAERSLVLNKIADRLEDNLEMLAVAESWENGKAVRETLAADLPLAVDHFRYFAGVLRGQEGSSSEIDENTVAYHFHEPLGVVGQIIPWNFPILMATWKLAPALAAGNAVVLKPAEQTPWSILKVIELIADLLPAGVVNVVNGFGVEAGKPLASSSRIAKIAFTGETTTGRLIMQYASQNIIPVTLELGGKSPNLFFEDVLAERDAFYDKALEGFTMFALNQGEVCTCPSRALVQRSIYSDFVPDAVARVDKIVQGNPLDTATTMGAQASNDQLEKILSYLDIGRQEGAKVLTGGERNVLEGDLAEGYYVAPTIFEGNNAMRIFQEEIFGPVLSLTSFDDEADALKTANDTLYGLGAGLWTRDGSRAYRVGRSIKAGRVWTNCYHQYPAHAAFGGYKQSGIGRENHKMMLDHYQQAKNLQVSYSPDALGFF; via the coding sequence ATGACGGTTTACGCACCCCCGGGCACCGCGGACTCGCTGGTCTCGGTCCAGAGCAGGTACGGCCACTTCATCGGCGGCAACTGGGTCGAGCCGAAGAAGGGCCAGTACTTCGAGAACATCTCGCCGGTCAACGGCAAGCCGTTCTGCGAGGTCGGTCGCGGCACGGCCGAGGACATCGAGGCGGCCCTGGACGCCGCCCACGCCGCGGCGCCGGCCTGGGGCCGCACGTCGCTGGCCGAGCGTTCGCTGGTCCTCAACAAGATCGCCGACCGGCTCGAGGACAACCTCGAGATGCTCGCCGTGGCCGAGTCCTGGGAGAACGGCAAGGCGGTGCGCGAGACGCTGGCGGCGGACCTGCCGCTGGCGGTCGACCACTTCCGCTACTTCGCCGGCGTGCTGCGTGGCCAGGAGGGCAGCAGCAGCGAGATCGACGAGAACACCGTCGCGTACCACTTCCACGAGCCGCTCGGCGTGGTCGGGCAGATCATCCCGTGGAACTTCCCGATCCTCATGGCCACGTGGAAGCTCGCGCCGGCCCTGGCCGCCGGCAACGCCGTGGTGCTCAAGCCCGCCGAGCAGACGCCGTGGTCGATCCTCAAGGTCATCGAGCTCATCGCCGACCTGCTCCCCGCCGGCGTCGTCAACGTCGTCAACGGGTTCGGCGTGGAGGCGGGCAAGCCGCTGGCGTCCTCGTCGCGGATCGCCAAGATCGCCTTCACCGGCGAGACCACGACCGGCCGGCTGATCATGCAGTACGCCAGCCAGAACATCATCCCGGTGACGCTGGAGCTCGGCGGCAAGAGCCCCAACCTCTTCTTCGAGGATGTCCTCGCCGAGCGGGACGCCTTCTACGACAAGGCGCTCGAGGGCTTCACGATGTTCGCGCTGAACCAGGGCGAGGTCTGCACCTGCCCGTCCCGCGCCCTCGTGCAGCGCTCGATCTACAGCGACTTCGTGCCCGACGCGGTCGCCCGGGTGGACAAGATCGTCCAGGGCAACCCGCTCGACACCGCGACCACAATGGGCGCCCAGGCCTCCAACGACCAGCTGGAGAAGATCCTGTCCTACCTCGACATCGGCCGGCAGGAGGGCGCCAAGGTGCTCACCGGCGGTGAGCGCAACGTGCTCGAGGGCGACCTGGCCGAGGGCTACTACGTCGCGCCGACGATCTTCGAGGGCAACAACGCGATGCGGATCTTCCAGGAGGAGATCTTCGGCCCGGTGCTGTCCCTGACCAGCTTCGACGACGAGGCGGACGCGCTCAAGACGGCCAACGACACCCTCTACGGCCTCGGCGCCGGCCTCTGGACGCGCGACGGGTCGCGCGCCTACCGGGTCGGCCGTAGCATCAAGGCCGGTCGCGTCTGGACCAACTGCTACCACCAGTACCCCGCGCACGCCGCGTTCGGTGGCTACAAGCAGTCCGGCATCGGGCGCGAGAACCACAAGATGATGCTGGATCACTACCAGCAGGCCAAGAACCTGCAGGTGTCCTACTCGCCCGACGCCCTCGGCTTCTTCTAG
- a CDS encoding esterase/lipase family protein, with product MTLTGVPSHPDPGPAPGPDGDQPAGPRAALLRAAGRATGVAVTATGVVSGAARALCTPTGLMGAAVEATWLATHVALYPWGLVADRRQGEAHGYSVSALPPVQRGLVIGDVEAAGTPILLVHGMADNRSIFSVLRLGLRRRGFGRVLSMNYSPFTTDVREAAARLAEEVELLVAETGYERIHVVGHSLGGLIARYYVTRLGGDQRVHTLVTLGTPHQGTYTAFAWPSRLTRQLRPGSTLMRELAEPVSHCRTRFVVYWSDLDQMIFPQRHASLPHEDLSARNVRLHGVGHMSLPILGSVVHGISTALAHLDPDGSTVTAGVTPLTSSGRTPVSVGEPRIPEHAPAGGRPG from the coding sequence ATGACCCTGACCGGCGTACCCAGCCACCCTGACCCGGGGCCGGCCCCGGGCCCGGACGGGGACCAGCCGGCCGGCCCACGGGCCGCCCTGCTGCGGGCAGCGGGGCGGGCGACCGGGGTTGCCGTGACGGCCACGGGGGTGGTCAGCGGCGCGGCGCGCGCCCTGTGCACCCCCACCGGGCTGATGGGCGCAGCCGTCGAGGCGACGTGGCTGGCCACGCACGTGGCGCTCTACCCCTGGGGGCTGGTGGCCGACCGCCGGCAGGGTGAGGCCCACGGCTACAGCGTCAGCGCGCTCCCGCCGGTCCAGCGCGGACTGGTCATCGGTGACGTCGAGGCGGCCGGCACGCCGATCCTGCTCGTGCACGGGATGGCCGACAACCGCTCGATCTTCTCGGTGCTGCGCCTCGGGCTGCGGCGCCGCGGCTTCGGCCGGGTGCTGTCGATGAACTACTCCCCGTTCACCACCGACGTGCGCGAGGCCGCGGCCCGGCTGGCCGAGGAGGTCGAGCTGCTCGTGGCCGAGACCGGCTACGAACGCATCCACGTCGTCGGGCACAGCCTGGGCGGCCTCATCGCCCGCTACTACGTCACCCGGCTCGGCGGCGACCAGCGCGTCCACACCCTCGTGACGCTGGGCACCCCGCACCAGGGCACCTACACGGCCTTCGCCTGGCCGTCGCGGCTCACCCGCCAGCTGCGCCCGGGCAGCACGCTCATGCGTGAGCTGGCCGAGCCGGTGTCGCACTGTCGCACCCGGTTCGTCGTCTACTGGTCGGACCTGGACCAGATGATCTTCCCGCAGCGGCACGCCAGCCTGCCCCACGAGGACCTGTCCGCCCGCAACGTGCGGCTGCACGGCGTCGGGCACATGAGCCTGCCGATCCTCGGCAGCGTCGTCCACGGCATCTCCACGGCGCTGGCGCACCTGGACCCCGACGGCTCGACCGTCACGGCCGGCGTGACGCCGCTGACCTCGTCGGGGCGGACCCCGGTCTCCGTGGGCGAGCCCCGCATCCCGGAGCACGCCCCCGCCGGTGGACGCCCCGGCTGA
- a CDS encoding M23 family metallopeptidase, which yields MPDQYAGRHRAPGRHRAPKQHTPRLTAGVALPTAAAAALTFTATGAAVATNAKPQAVSFNQNAALLQQAHGQAEAQSQYRQDVVARHQKALADSGPAAARQEASERAARAQARQALAEKRAAAELARAHRWVMPISGVSMSSNFGWRWGRMHEGDDFAAPVGTDLVAMSTGEVVFAGAESGFGNIVKIRYWDGTESWFGHMSAIGVSVGDHVAPGDVVGQSGNTGHSTGPHLHLEIHPGSGDAVDPLPWLRAHGLLP from the coding sequence GTGCCCGACCAGTACGCGGGGCGCCACCGCGCCCCCGGCCGTCACCGAGCGCCCAAGCAGCACACTCCCCGCCTGACCGCAGGCGTCGCCCTGCCGACGGCCGCCGCGGCCGCCCTGACCTTCACCGCCACCGGCGCAGCCGTGGCCACCAACGCCAAGCCGCAGGCGGTCAGCTTCAACCAGAACGCCGCCCTGCTGCAGCAGGCGCACGGCCAGGCCGAGGCGCAGTCGCAGTACCGGCAGGACGTCGTGGCGCGGCACCAGAAGGCGCTGGCGGACAGCGGCCCGGCGGCGGCCCGCCAGGAGGCCTCCGAGCGGGCGGCCCGCGCCCAGGCGCGCCAGGCCCTCGCCGAGAAGCGCGCCGCGGCCGAGCTGGCCAGGGCGCACCGCTGGGTCATGCCGATCAGCGGCGTCTCCATGTCCTCGAACTTCGGCTGGCGCTGGGGCCGCATGCACGAGGGCGACGACTTCGCCGCACCCGTCGGCACCGACCTGGTGGCCATGTCCACCGGCGAGGTCGTCTTCGCCGGCGCCGAGTCCGGCTTCGGCAACATCGTCAAGATCCGCTACTGGGACGGCACGGAGTCCTGGTTCGGCCACATGAGCGCGATCGGCGTCAGCGTCGGCGACCACGTCGCCCCCGGCGACGTCGTCGGCCAGTCCGGCAACACGGGCCACTCGACCGGCCCGCACCTGCACCTGGAGATCCACCCGGGCAGCGGCGACGCGGTCGACCCCCTGCCCTGGCTGAGGGCGCACGGCCTGCTCCCCTGA
- a CDS encoding DUF779 domain-containing protein produces the protein MAETQQSRVEVTGEAADLLRRLTEGHGPVMFHQSGGCCDGSSPMCYPTGEFMTGDADVHLGDLDVPGVAEPVPVWMSKAQYEYWKHTHLTIDVVKGRGSGFSLEAPEGVRFLIRSRLMTQDELRAFSLL, from the coding sequence ATGGCGGAGACCCAGCAGAGTCGGGTCGAGGTCACCGGTGAGGCGGCGGACCTGCTCCGCCGCCTCACCGAGGGGCACGGGCCGGTCATGTTCCACCAGTCCGGCGGCTGCTGCGACGGCAGCTCCCCGATGTGCTACCCCACAGGGGAGTTCATGACCGGCGACGCGGACGTGCACCTGGGCGACCTCGATGTGCCGGGCGTGGCCGAACCGGTGCCGGTGTGGATGTCGAAGGCGCAGTACGAGTACTGGAAGCACACGCACCTGACCATCGACGTGGTGAAGGGGCGGGGGAGCGGCTTCTCCCTGGAGGCGCCGGAGGGCGTGCGCTTCCTCATCCGGTCCCGGCTGATGACCCAGGACGAGCTGCGCGCGTTCTCCCTGCTCTGA
- a CDS encoding PIG-L deacetylase family protein translates to MSQDVFTAPGPRDDSEIERALVVVAHPDDADFGSAGTIAAWTEAGIAVTVLLCTRGEQGGFDETPREQMPAIREAEQRAASGALGVTDVRFLDGYRDGWLEPSWELQRDIVRVIRDVRPQRLLIQSPERWYDRIQASHPDHMAAGEAAIRAAYPAAENAFAWPELVQEGLPPWHIGEIWIMAHPRMTHAVDITATYDRKLKALQAHASQTSHMDELDAMLRTWGGAVASGFGLPEGHLAEAFAVTRLN, encoded by the coding sequence ATGAGCCAGGACGTGTTCACCGCACCGGGCCCGCGGGACGACTCCGAGATCGAGCGGGCCCTGGTCGTGGTCGCCCACCCCGACGACGCGGACTTCGGCTCCGCGGGCACCATCGCCGCCTGGACCGAGGCCGGCATCGCCGTGACGGTCCTGCTGTGCACCCGGGGCGAGCAGGGTGGCTTCGACGAGACCCCGCGCGAGCAGATGCCGGCGATCCGCGAGGCCGAGCAGCGTGCCGCCAGCGGGGCGCTCGGGGTCACCGACGTGCGTTTCCTCGACGGCTACCGCGACGGCTGGCTCGAGCCGAGCTGGGAGCTGCAGCGCGACATCGTCCGGGTCATCCGCGACGTGCGCCCGCAGCGGCTGCTGATCCAGTCCCCGGAGCGGTGGTACGACCGGATCCAGGCCTCCCACCCCGACCACATGGCGGCGGGCGAGGCCGCGATCCGCGCGGCCTACCCCGCGGCCGAGAACGCCTTTGCCTGGCCCGAGCTGGTGCAGGAGGGCCTGCCGCCGTGGCACATCGGCGAGATCTGGATCATGGCCCACCCGCGGATGACCCACGCCGTGGACATCACCGCCACCTACGACCGCAAGCTCAAGGCGCTGCAGGCCCACGCCTCGCAGACCTCGCACATGGACGAGCTCGACGCCATGCTGCGCACCTGGGGCGGCGCGGTGGCGAGCGGCTTCGGCCTGCCCGAGGGCCACCTCGCCGAGGCGTTCGCCGTGACCCGGCTCAACTGA
- the pcrA gene encoding DNA helicase PcrA encodes MSTLFDDLPLPGLSPKQASGEVDHRGVPTWAEAAAEAPGEGAPRHTGVTRDPAALLEGLNPQQREAVVHEGSPLLIVAGAGSGKTRVLTHRIAHLLAARNVKPGEVLAITFTNKAAAEMRERVAGLVGGRAQAMWVSTFHSACVRILRREATKIGMKSTFSIYDAADSQRLMSMVLRDLDLDPKRYPPRSFSAQVSNLKNELVDEETFASQVVEGNHQERMLAEAYTAYQRRLRQANALDFDDLIMTTVNMLQAFPDVAEYYHRRFRHVMVDEYQDTNHAQYQLVKELVGAPGGEVPPAELVVVGDADQSIYAFRGATIRNIVEFEQDYPDARTILLEQNYRSTQTILRAANAVIAKNPDRRPKNLWTDSGDGTPIVGYVADSEHDEAAFVARQIDALADEHGVKPKDVAVFYRTNAQSRAVEEVFVRVGLPYKVVGGTRFYERREVKDALAYLRVISNPTDTVNLRRILNVPKRGIGDRAEACIAMLAERERVPFVAALGRPEDAPGIATRSVTAIKAFTGLLEALQTVHEGGAGVAALIEAVVEQTGYLAELRASHDPQDETRVENLAELVAVAREFDEANPQGSLEDFLEQVSLVADADEIPDSEEAEDQGVVTLMTLHTAKGLEFPVVFLTGMEDGTFPHMRALGDNKELEEERRLAYVGITRARERLHLSRAVVRSAWGQPQYNPASRFLDEIPAELIDWQRSESTGMRPSSTPAVATLAGRPGVRSPGNKPVISLKDGDRVTHDSFGLGTVVRVEGEGDKAMAHVDFGGDAGVKRLLLRYAPVEKL; translated from the coding sequence ATGAGCACCCTCTTCGACGACCTGCCCCTGCCCGGACTCAGCCCGAAGCAAGCCTCTGGCGAGGTGGACCACCGGGGCGTGCCCACGTGGGCCGAAGCCGCCGCTGAGGCACCCGGCGAAGGTGCGCCGCGGCATACCGGGGTCACCCGTGACCCGGCCGCGCTGCTCGAGGGGCTCAACCCGCAGCAGCGCGAGGCGGTCGTGCACGAGGGCTCCCCGCTGCTCATCGTCGCCGGCGCCGGCTCGGGCAAGACCCGGGTGCTGACCCACCGCATCGCCCACCTGCTGGCCGCGCGCAACGTCAAGCCCGGCGAGGTCCTCGCGATCACCTTCACCAACAAGGCCGCCGCGGAGATGCGCGAGCGGGTCGCCGGCCTGGTCGGCGGACGCGCCCAGGCGATGTGGGTCTCGACGTTCCACAGCGCCTGCGTGCGGATCCTGCGCCGCGAGGCCACCAAGATCGGCATGAAGTCGACCTTCTCCATCTACGACGCCGCCGACAGCCAGCGGCTGATGTCGATGGTGCTGCGCGACCTCGACCTCGATCCCAAGCGCTACCCGCCGCGCTCGTTCTCCGCGCAGGTGTCCAACCTCAAGAACGAGCTGGTCGACGAGGAGACCTTCGCCTCGCAGGTGGTGGAGGGCAACCACCAGGAGCGGATGCTGGCCGAGGCCTACACCGCCTACCAGCGGCGGCTGCGCCAGGCCAACGCCCTCGACTTCGACGACCTGATCATGACCACGGTGAACATGCTCCAGGCGTTCCCCGACGTCGCGGAGTACTACCACCGCCGGTTCCGCCACGTCATGGTCGACGAGTACCAGGACACCAACCACGCCCAGTACCAGCTGGTCAAGGAGCTCGTCGGTGCTCCGGGCGGGGAGGTCCCGCCGGCCGAGCTTGTCGTCGTGGGTGACGCCGACCAGTCGATCTACGCCTTCCGCGGCGCGACCATCCGCAACATCGTCGAGTTCGAGCAGGACTACCCCGACGCGCGCACGATCCTGCTGGAGCAGAACTACCGCTCCACGCAGACCATCCTGCGGGCGGCCAACGCCGTCATCGCCAAGAACCCCGACCGGCGCCCCAAGAACCTGTGGACCGACTCCGGCGACGGCACGCCGATCGTCGGCTACGTCGCCGACTCCGAGCACGACGAGGCCGCGTTCGTGGCCCGCCAGATCGACGCCCTGGCCGACGAGCACGGCGTCAAGCCCAAGGACGTCGCGGTCTTCTACCGCACCAACGCCCAGTCCCGTGCCGTGGAGGAGGTCTTCGTCCGGGTCGGCCTGCCCTACAAGGTCGTCGGCGGCACCCGCTTCTACGAGCGGCGCGAGGTCAAGGACGCGCTGGCCTACCTGCGGGTCATCTCCAACCCCACCGACACGGTCAACCTGCGCCGGATCCTCAACGTCCCCAAGCGGGGCATCGGCGACCGGGCCGAAGCCTGTATCGCGATGCTCGCCGAGCGCGAGCGGGTCCCCTTCGTCGCGGCCCTGGGCCGCCCCGAGGACGCCCCCGGCATCGCCACCCGCTCGGTCACCGCGATCAAGGCCTTCACCGGGCTGCTCGAGGCGCTGCAGACCGTGCACGAGGGCGGCGCCGGCGTGGCCGCCCTGATCGAGGCCGTGGTGGAGCAGACCGGCTACCTCGCCGAGCTGCGCGCCAGCCACGACCCGCAGGACGAGACGCGCGTGGAGAACCTCGCCGAGCTCGTCGCCGTCGCCCGCGAGTTCGACGAGGCCAACCCGCAGGGCTCGTTGGAGGACTTCCTCGAGCAGGTCTCACTGGTGGCCGACGCCGATGAGATCCCCGACTCCGAGGAGGCCGAGGACCAGGGCGTGGTGACGCTGATGACGCTGCACACCGCCAAGGGCCTGGAGTTCCCCGTCGTGTTCCTCACCGGCATGGAGGACGGCACGTTCCCGCACATGCGTGCGCTCGGCGACAACAAGGAGCTCGAGGAGGAGCGCCGGCTGGCCTACGTCGGCATCACCCGGGCCCGTGAGCGGCTGCACCTGTCCCGCGCGGTGGTCCGCTCCGCCTGGGGCCAGCCGCAGTACAACCCGGCCTCGCGCTTCCTCGACGAGATCCCGGCCGAGCTGATCGACTGGCAGCGCAGCGAGTCCACCGGCATGCGCCCCTCCTCGACCCCGGCGGTGGCCACGCTCGCCGGACGCCCCGGCGTGCGCTCCCCGGGCAACAAGCCGGTCATCTCGCTCAAGGACGGCGACCGGGTCACCCACGACTCCTTCGGCCTCGGCACCGTGGTGCGGGTCGAGGGTGAGGGCGACAAGGCGATGGCGCACGTCGACTTCGGCGGGGACGCCGGGGTCAAGCGGCTGCTCCTGCGCTACGCCCCAGTCGAGAAGCTCTGA
- a CDS encoding M15 family metallopeptidase, producing the protein MRARLHRAPAALAAVGSVLALAACGPAAAPAAEGSTSSSTAAPTPTTTTITSVPSPTSATTTTTAAARQARPGTEMLAPVPRAGAEPRVRFPANAAAVGAGANARVSAVPDAVWSRMVGYSWTPGCPVGRADLRYVTVNFWGFDGKRSRGAVVVHAAIATRTAQAFTHLYDQRFRIRQMRVMDRTWGHNPKGPGANDYAAMDADNTSAFNCRYVGGQEERKQYSGHAYGRAIDVNDWENPYRDEQGRIWPDQWFVTHRSPAAGVFAGSGSAAVRAFTGLGFRWGGLWAAPDYQHFEVSR; encoded by the coding sequence ATGCGCGCACGGCTCCACCGCGCGCCGGCGGCTCTGGCAGCGGTCGGCAGCGTGCTCGCGCTGGCTGCCTGCGGCCCCGCCGCCGCGCCGGCCGCCGAGGGCTCCACCTCCTCGTCGACGGCCGCGCCCACCCCGACCACGACCACCATCACCTCGGTGCCGAGCCCGACGAGCGCCACGACCACGACCACGGCTGCGGCCCGCCAGGCCCGGCCCGGCACCGAGATGCTCGCCCCGGTCCCCCGCGCCGGCGCCGAGCCGCGCGTGCGCTTCCCGGCCAACGCCGCCGCCGTCGGCGCCGGTGCGAACGCCCGCGTCAGCGCCGTCCCCGACGCCGTCTGGTCGCGGATGGTCGGCTACTCGTGGACGCCCGGCTGCCCGGTCGGTCGGGCGGACCTGCGCTACGTGACGGTGAACTTCTGGGGCTTCGACGGCAAGCGCTCGCGTGGCGCGGTCGTCGTGCACGCCGCGATCGCCACCCGCACCGCGCAGGCGTTCACCCACCTCTACGACCAGCGGTTCCGGATCCGGCAGATGCGGGTCATGGACCGCACGTGGGGCCACAACCCCAAGGGTCCGGGCGCCAACGACTACGCCGCGATGGACGCCGACAACACCTCGGCGTTCAACTGCCGCTACGTCGGGGGCCAGGAGGAGCGCAAGCAGTACTCGGGCCACGCGTACGGGCGCGCGATCGACGTCAACGACTGGGAGAACCCCTACCGGGACGAGCAGGGACGGATCTGGCCCGACCAGTGGTTCGTCACGCACCGCTCCCCCGCTGCAGGCGTGTTCGCCGGCTCCGGCAGCGCCGCGGTGCGCGCCTTCACCGGGCTCGGCTTCCGCTGGGGCGGTCTGTGGGCCGCCCCCGACTACCAGCACTTCGAGGTGAGCCGATGA